CAAAACACGCATGATCCACGAATTCGGGATGGGCACGTCACTCCGCCGCCGCGACTATACAGAGGCAGCCGCTCGCGCCATCCGAGACGCGCTGTGGCACAACTCCGTCAATCTGGCAGAGGCGTTTGGGTTTCAGAAATCCGACATGATTATAGACGTCGAAATCGGCGCTCAAGACCCGAACGCCGTGGACATCTCCAAGCTCCTGAGCATCTTTCCCTACGGCCAACCGTCTATCTGCGTCACCAAGGGCGGGCTCGACGTTCCCAAGCCTGACGGCTCCGGCGTGACTGTGATCGTCAACGCAGCCGTCATGGTCAGCTTCGATATGGAGGCCGCGTGATGGAGCATCGCATCATTCTGGAAATGGGCACGGGCAACGATCTTTACGGCCTCGATTACACCAAGGCCGCAAAACGGGCGATCCAAGACGCGTTGCACCATTCGTCGATCGTGATGTTCAAATCCCTTGATATCAGTCATGAGGACATGCGGGTGCAGGTCACCATTGGCGTGCAAAAGCCCGAAGAACTCGACATCGCTGCCCTCACTGCGGAATTGCCACGGGGCAGGGCGCAGGTCATCGGTGTTGTCGGTGGGCTGGATGTGCATGATCCGGAGAACAACCAAACTCATTTTATCGCAACGGCTGCGATTGAGGCGTTCGTGCCGATCACGGCCGCGGATTGGAAACTAAGCAGCCCAACTTAGCTGAATGCCGTCCGCCCTGTTTAAGTGTTGGTAATATCTGCACGCAGCTTGGTCAGCACGGCCTCCAAATCCCGACGCTCGCCCCAGATCAGCGACACACCCTTGTTTTTGCTTAGTCGGAGGTAAATTTGCCCATAGCCAGGTAACTCGTTCTCGGTCACAGCACTTGTGTTCCGCACAAAGTCTAGGCCCATCACGTTATCGAAGGGGATGCTGCGCTGTTTGATCGGTTCCCCACGCTTGTTGAGTGTAATCTGGTGCACCACTCTGGCTTCCAAATCGACCTCTGTGGCGTTCGTCGTCGGAGCAATAAACGAGAACCAAACGATTGGGCCGAAAACTAGCCATGTGGCGACAGTCACGATCACCTTCAGACTGAACGGATCGCCTTGAAAGACATCGTCAGGCAGCACCCAAACGACCACCCCGGCAGCCAGAAATGCCAAACCGAACAGAGCAAATACAATCCGAAAGAAACGTGCGACGACGGTTCGGCTCTCGATCGCTTGGAGCCGGTAACCGTTTTGGGTTTCTTCAGCTTTAATGTTCGGATTAGCGATCTCTAGACCAATTTCTACCAT
Above is a window of Litoreibacter janthinus DNA encoding:
- a CDS encoding Lin0512 family protein encodes the protein MAKTRMIHEFGMGTSLRRRDYTEAAARAIRDALWHNSVNLAEAFGFQKSDMIIDVEIGAQDPNAVDISKLLSIFPYGQPSICVTKGGLDVPKPDGSGVTVIVNAAVMVSFDMEAA
- a CDS encoding Lin0512 family protein → MMEHRIILEMGTGNDLYGLDYTKAAKRAIQDALHHSSIVMFKSLDISHEDMRVQVTIGVQKPEELDIAALTAELPRGRAQVIGVVGGLDVHDPENNQTHFIATAAIEAFVPITAADWKLSSPT